In Hamadaea flava, a genomic segment contains:
- a CDS encoding 16S rRNA (uracil(1498)-N(3))-methyltransferase: protein MSRPLFLVDALPAIGRFVLEGAEGRHAADVQRLQPGEELLLGDGLGGLAPATVVSASKGSLLLDVGAVARTEPPQPRLVVAQGLAKGDRGELAVQAMTEVGVDEILPWAAARSVTQWRGDRGAKSRDKWAATAREAAKQARRAWVPAVGGTPDVSTKNLAARMAAGSAFVLHEEAVVRLAAVDLPDTGDLILVVGPEGGVAPAELAAFTEAGAVPVRLGDNVLRTSTAGVAAISLLNTRLGRW from the coding sequence GTGAGCAGGCCGCTGTTCCTGGTCGACGCGCTGCCCGCGATCGGACGGTTCGTCCTGGAAGGTGCGGAAGGCCGGCACGCCGCCGATGTGCAGCGGCTCCAGCCGGGCGAGGAGTTGCTGCTCGGCGACGGGCTCGGCGGCCTCGCCCCGGCCACGGTCGTCTCTGCGAGCAAGGGCTCGTTGCTGCTCGATGTGGGGGCGGTCGCGCGTACTGAGCCGCCGCAGCCGCGACTGGTCGTCGCGCAGGGTCTGGCCAAGGGCGATCGCGGGGAACTCGCGGTGCAGGCGATGACCGAGGTCGGCGTCGACGAGATCCTGCCCTGGGCGGCCGCCCGCAGCGTCACCCAGTGGCGCGGCGATCGGGGGGCCAAGTCCCGCGACAAGTGGGCGGCCACCGCCCGCGAAGCGGCCAAACAGGCCCGCCGCGCGTGGGTCCCGGCCGTGGGCGGCACACCCGACGTCTCGACGAAGAACCTCGCCGCGCGCATGGCCGCCGGCTCCGCGTTCGTCCTTCATGAGGAGGCAGTCGTACGCCTGGCGGCCGTCGACCTGCCGGACACCGGTGACCTGATCCTGGTCGTCGGGCCCGAAGGCGGCGTGGCCCCGGCCGAACTCGCCGCGTTCACCGAGGCCGGGGCGGTGCCGGTGCGGCTGGGCGACAACGTGCTGCGTACGTCGACAGCGGGGGTGGCCGCGATCAGCCTGCTGAACACCCGTCTCGGGCGTTGGTGA
- a CDS encoding pectinesterase family protein, whose product MRTTRLVLALSLVALGLTGVAEPAAAQGPQAGPGREALAAKDGWASATTGTTGGGAADAAHTFVVHDRAGLLAALGDGADSAPRMVYVAGKVDGDAAPDGCAKYADPGYTREAYLAAYDPAVWGRAAKPSGPLETARAASQANQSAETKIRVYGNTTIYGLGGGARLSGTNLMLSAADNVVIRNLDIEAPVDCFPSWDPTDGAEGNWNSEYDAITLTYASTHVWIDHNSFSDGRYPDSAQPLYFGRPYQWHDGLVDLIRGSDFVTMSWNVFVDHDKTHLIGNTDKTTNGDEGKLHVTIHHNVYRNSGQRVPRVRFGQVDVYDNLYQVTDPDAYSYSWGVGVSSAIVAQHNAFELPDGVDPAKVIKYWKGTAITASDNLVNGVVVDLLSAYNSANVDQLGADAGWTPALRATVHAPTQLARVLRDLAGAGRAGREETITVDPRGEFPTVQAAVDAAPTGSPTRVTIRVRPGVYRGVVTVPADKPNLAIVGTTGRARDVVIVENHCNGCLKPDGTTYGTTGSATVTLKGDGFVARDLTFANDFDEAAHPEISSKQAVAVKTTGDRILFDDVRFLGNQDTLYVDTSVVTSTARVYVRDSYIEGDVDFIFGRATAVFDHVRIHGLDRGLNPAGYFTAASTQLFNPHGFLIIHSTLTSDAPAQTYYLGRPWHPSNDPNAQAQVVIRESGLPAAIKSTPWTDMSGFSWRDARFAEYATTGPGALGDPADRPQLTDPAAYTVATYLGDWTPPPC is encoded by the coding sequence ATGCGTACGACACGTCTGGTGCTCGCCCTCTCGCTCGTCGCCCTGGGGCTGACCGGAGTCGCCGAACCCGCCGCCGCCCAAGGACCCCAGGCCGGTCCGGGACGGGAGGCCTTGGCCGCCAAGGACGGCTGGGCATCGGCCACGACGGGGACGACCGGCGGGGGAGCGGCCGACGCCGCGCACACCTTCGTCGTCCACGACCGGGCCGGTCTGCTCGCCGCGCTCGGCGACGGCGCCGACAGCGCGCCCCGGATGGTGTACGTGGCCGGCAAGGTCGACGGCGACGCCGCCCCGGACGGCTGCGCGAAGTACGCCGACCCCGGCTACACCCGCGAGGCCTACCTGGCGGCGTACGACCCGGCGGTGTGGGGCCGGGCGGCCAAGCCCAGCGGCCCGCTGGAGACGGCGCGGGCGGCCTCCCAGGCGAACCAGTCGGCCGAGACGAAGATCCGGGTCTACGGCAACACCACGATCTACGGCCTCGGCGGCGGCGCCCGCCTGTCCGGGACGAACCTGATGCTCAGCGCGGCCGACAACGTCGTGATCCGCAACCTGGACATCGAGGCCCCGGTCGACTGCTTCCCGAGCTGGGATCCGACCGACGGCGCCGAGGGCAACTGGAACTCCGAGTACGACGCGATCACGCTCACCTACGCCTCGACGCACGTCTGGATCGACCACAACTCGTTCAGCGACGGCCGCTATCCGGACTCGGCACAGCCGCTCTACTTCGGACGGCCATATCAATGGCACGACGGGCTCGTCGACCTGATTCGCGGCAGCGACTTCGTGACGATGTCGTGGAACGTCTTCGTCGACCACGACAAGACCCACCTGATCGGCAACACGGACAAGACGACCAACGGCGACGAGGGCAAGCTGCACGTCACCATTCACCACAACGTCTACCGCAACTCCGGACAGCGTGTGCCCCGCGTACGCTTCGGCCAGGTCGACGTCTACGACAACCTGTATCAGGTCACCGACCCGGACGCGTACTCCTACAGCTGGGGCGTCGGCGTCAGTTCGGCCATCGTCGCGCAGCACAACGCCTTCGAACTGCCGGACGGAGTCGACCCCGCGAAGGTCATCAAGTACTGGAAGGGCACGGCGATCACCGCGTCCGACAACCTCGTCAACGGCGTCGTCGTGGATCTGCTCTCGGCGTACAACTCGGCGAATGTGGACCAGCTCGGCGCGGACGCCGGGTGGACCCCAGCCCTGCGTGCCACCGTGCACGCTCCCACCCAGCTGGCGCGAGTCCTCCGCGACCTTGCCGGAGCGGGCCGCGCGGGGCGCGAGGAGACGATCACCGTCGACCCGCGCGGTGAGTTCCCGACCGTCCAGGCCGCAGTGGACGCGGCGCCCACCGGCAGCCCCACCCGCGTCACCATCCGAGTACGCCCCGGGGTGTACCGCGGCGTGGTGACGGTTCCGGCCGACAAGCCGAATCTCGCTATCGTCGGTACGACGGGCCGAGCCCGTGACGTGGTGATCGTCGAGAACCACTGCAACGGCTGCCTCAAGCCCGACGGCACGACGTACGGCACCACGGGAAGCGCGACGGTCACCCTGAAAGGCGACGGCTTCGTGGCCCGCGACCTGACCTTCGCCAACGACTTCGACGAGGCCGCGCACCCCGAGATCAGCAGTAAGCAGGCCGTCGCGGTGAAGACGACCGGTGACCGGATCCTCTTCGACGACGTGCGGTTCCTCGGCAACCAGGACACGCTGTACGTGGACACCTCCGTGGTCACCTCGACCGCACGGGTCTACGTCCGAGACTCCTATATAGAAGGAGATGTCGACTTCATCTTCGGCCGCGCCACCGCCGTCTTCGACCACGTACGCATCCACGGCCTCGACCGCGGGCTGAACCCGGCGGGCTACTTCACCGCGGCCAGCACGCAGCTGTTCAACCCGCACGGCTTCCTGATCATCCACTCGACGCTGACCAGCGACGCCCCGGCGCAGACCTACTACCTCGGCCGGCCCTGGCACCCGAGCAACGACCCGAACGCCCAAGCTCAGGTCGTGATCCGGGAAAGCGGCCTGCCCGCCGCGATCAAGAGCACCCCGTGGACGGACATGTCCGGCTTCTCCTGGCGAGACGCCCGGTTCGCCGAGTACGCCACCACCGGACCCGGCGCCCTGGGCGATCCGGCCGACCGCCCCCAGCTCACCGACCCCGCCGCGTACACCGTCGCCACCTACCT